The genome window AGAACTTCGAGAACTGGTATGCCAACACCCCAGGTTTGAAGGTTGTTGTGCCATCTAACCCTTACGACGCAAAAGGCCTGATGAAGTCTGCCATCCGCGATAACGACCCTGTAATTTTTATGGAGTCTGAGCAGATGTATGGCGACAAAGGCGAAGTACCTGAAGAAGAATACCTGATCCCGATCGGTGTAGCTGATATCAAGCGTGAAGGTACTGACGTAACTATCGTTTCGTTTGGTAAGATGATGAAAGTAGTACTTGCTGCTGCTGAAGAACTTGCTAAAGACGGCATCAACGCTGAAGTAATAGATTTGCGCTCAGTTCGCCCGATCGACTATAAAACCCTGATTGAGTCTGTTAAAAAGACAAACCGCATGGTGGTAGTAGAAGAAGCATGGCCACTGGCATCTATCTCTTCTGAGATCGCTTACCACATCCAGAGCAATGCGTTCGATTACATGGATGCTCCGGTGAAGCGTGTTACCTGCCGCGATGTTCCGCTTCCGTATGCGCCTACGCTTATTGAAGCTTCGTTGCCAAACGTGCAACGTACCATTGATGCGGTTAAACAAGTAATGTATAAAAAAGCGTAACCAGTTTTAAACCCAAATAAAGAAGGCGACTTATAATGAGTCGCCTTTTTCTTTTTCCTTTACCTCCACTTTGCCGGTATCGGTGTCAATCTCCACTTCTTTTTTTTTCACTTTTACGGCGGTGTCTTCCGGCTCAATGTGTTTTTCGTGCGCTTTGGAATATACCTGCGTAAACTCTGCTCCAAACAGAAAGATAACAGCCGTATAGTATACCCATACCAATATAAGCACCAGCGAGCCGGCAGCACCATAGGTATCGGCCAGCGGGTCATGCTGGAAGTAGATGTTAAGCACGTATTTGCCCAACACAAAAAGAATGGAAGTAACAAATGCTCCTACCCACACATTCTTCCACCGGATCTTGGCATCGGGTAGTACACGGTAAATAGCTGCAAAAATAATGGTACTGATGATAAGTGAGACCAGGATGTTACCTATCGTTATAAAGTAGATAGCTATGCCTGAGAATTTCTGCCGCAGAAAATCATACACAATGCCTAAGGCCACATCTATAGAAAGCGAAACCAGCAGCAGAAAACCCATACTTATCACCATCGCCAGCGACAGCACACGGCCAATTAACAGTTTCAGCCAGCCTTTTTCTATCTTGGCTTTCACTTCCCACATGGCATTTAGCGAATCCTGCAGGGCCACAAAAACCGTAGTAGCCGAGAAGATCATGGTGGCTACACCGACTATAGTTCCGATGGTGGTAGCATCTGAAATGGCAGCATTCTCGATAATATTCTGGAACTGCGCAGCACTGTTGCGCCCAACTATACCGCCCAATTGGTTTACTACTTCGCCTTTAACAGCCTCCTGGCCAAAAACCGCCCCCGCTATACGAATGGTAATAATAAGCACAGCCGGCAACGAAAAGATGGTATAAAAGCCGATAATGGCCGCATAATCCAGCGGATTATCGTCCACGAACTCTTTAAAGGTCTGTTTGGTGATCTCCCAGGTGGAGGCAACACGTTTGTTCATGCGCTTATAGGTATACCTTTTATTCAGCTGATGCTGGAGCCGTAAAACAGGTATACATACGGGAGATTATAGTTTGTTGATACCTAGATAAAGCTTTGATTGTATCAGCTACAAAAGTATGGTTCCGCTTATTTGTTAATTAGATTCAATATTGGTGAACAACTTTTCTGCTTTTGCTAGGAATTGTTTATGCCATTCTGGGT of Pontibacter deserti contains these proteins:
- a CDS encoding pyruvate dehydrogenase complex E1 component subunit beta: MRTIQFREALREAMSEEMRRDKSVFLMGEEVAEYNGAYKVSQGMLDEFGPERVIDTPIAELGFAGIGVGASMNGLRPIVEFMTFNFSLVAIDQVINSAAKMMSMSGGQYSCPIVFRGPTGSAGMLSSQHSQNFENWYANTPGLKVVVPSNPYDAKGLMKSAIRDNDPVIFMESEQMYGDKGEVPEEEYLIPIGVADIKREGTDVTIVSFGKMMKVVLAAAEELAKDGINAEVIDLRSVRPIDYKTLIESVKKTNRMVVVEEAWPLASISSEIAYHIQSNAFDYMDAPVKRVTCRDVPLPYAPTLIEASLPNVQRTIDAVKQVMYKKA
- a CDS encoding YihY/virulence factor BrkB family protein is translated as MNKRVASTWEITKQTFKEFVDDNPLDYAAIIGFYTIFSLPAVLIITIRIAGAVFGQEAVKGEVVNQLGGIVGRNSAAQFQNIIENAAISDATTIGTIVGVATMIFSATTVFVALQDSLNAMWEVKAKIEKGWLKLLIGRVLSLAMVISMGFLLLVSLSIDVALGIVYDFLRQKFSGIAIYFITIGNILVSLIISTIIFAAIYRVLPDAKIRWKNVWVGAFVTSILFVLGKYVLNIYFQHDPLADTYGAAGSLVLILVWVYYTAVIFLFGAEFTQVYSKAHEKHIEPEDTAVKVKKKEVEIDTDTGKVEVKEKEKGDSL